The proteins below come from a single Pseudomonas putida genomic window:
- a CDS encoding GNAT family N-acetyltransferase encodes MDSEEPPNVRVACSGDIDEVVRLMHDAAAWMSAKGTPAWDVARIDRTFAETFVLRSELLVASCSDGIVGCCTLSAEDPEFWPDALKGEAAYLHKLAVRRTHAGRGVSSALIEACRHAARTQGCAKLRLDCHPNLRGLYERLGFTHVDTFNPGWDPTFIAERLELEI; translated from the coding sequence ATGGACAGCGAGGAGCCTCCGAACGTTCGGGTCGCCTGCTCGGGTGATATCGACGAGGTTGTGCGGCTGATGCACGACGCTGCGGCGTGGATGTCCGCCAAGGGAACGCCCGCCTGGGACGTCGCGCGGATCGACCGGACATTCGCGGAGACCTTCGTCCTGAGATCCGAGCTCCTAGTCGCGAGTTGCAGCGACGGCATCGTCGGCTGTTGCACCTTGTCGGCCGAGGATCCCGAGTTCTGGCCCGACGCCCTCAAGGGGGAGGCCGCATATCTGCACAAGCTCGCGGTGCGACGGACACATGCGGGCCGGGGTGTCAGCTCCGCGCTGATCGAGGCTTGCCGCCATGCCGCGCGAACGCAGGGGTGCGCCAAGCTGCGGCTCGACTGCCACCCGAACCTGCGTGGCCTATACGAGCGGCTCGGATTCACCCACGTCGACACTTTCAATCCCGGCTGGGATCCAACCTTCATCGCAGAACGCCTAGAACTCGAAATCTAA
- the intI1 gene encoding class 1 integron integrase IntI1, translating to MKTATAPLPPLRSVKVLDQLRERIRYLHYSLRTEQAYVHWVRAFIRFHGVRHPATLGSSEVEAFLSWLANERKVSVSTHRQALAALLFFYGKVLCTDLPWLQEIGRPRPSRRLPVVLTPDEVVRILGFLEGEHRLFAQLLYGTGMRISEGLQLRVKDLDFDHGTIIVREGKGSKDRALMLPESLAPSLREQLSRARAWWLKDQAEGRSGVALPDALERKYPRAGHSWPWFWVFAQHTHSTDPRSGVVRRHHMYDQTFQRAFKRAVEQAGITKPATPHTLRHSFATALLRSGYDIRTVQDLLGHSDVSTTMIYTHVLKVGGAGVRSPLDALPPLTSER from the coding sequence ATGAAAACCGCCACTGCGCCGTTACCACCGCTGCGTTCGGTCAAGGTTCTGGACCAGTTGCGTGAGCGCATACGCTACTTGCATTACAGCTTACGAACCGAACAGGCTTATGTCCACTGGGTTCGTGCCTTCATCCGTTTCCACGGTGTGCGTCACCCGGCAACCTTGGGCAGCAGCGAAGTCGAGGCATTTCTGTCCTGGCTGGCGAACGAGCGCAAGGTTTCGGTCTCCACGCATCGTCAGGCATTGGCGGCCTTGCTGTTCTTCTACGGCAAGGTGCTGTGCACGGATCTGCCCTGGCTTCAGGAGATCGGAAGACCTCGGCCGTCGCGGCGCTTGCCGGTGGTGCTGACCCCGGATGAAGTGGTTCGCATCCTCGGTTTTCTGGAAGGCGAGCATCGTTTGTTCGCCCAGCTTCTGTATGGAACGGGCATGCGGATCAGTGAGGGTTTGCAACTGCGGGTCAAGGATCTGGATTTCGATCACGGCACGATCATCGTGCGGGAGGGCAAGGGCTCCAAGGATCGGGCCTTGATGTTACCCGAGAGCTTGGCACCCAGCCTGCGCGAGCAGCTGTCGCGTGCACGGGCATGGTGGCTGAAGGACCAGGCCGAGGGCCGCAGCGGCGTTGCGCTTCCCGACGCCCTTGAGCGGAAGTATCCGCGCGCCGGGCATTCCTGGCCGTGGTTCTGGGTTTTTGCGCAGCACACGCATTCGACCGATCCACGGAGCGGTGTCGTGCGTCGCCATCACATGTATGACCAGACCTTTCAGCGCGCCTTCAAACGTGCCGTAGAACAAGCAGGCATCACGAAGCCCGCCACACCGCACACCCTCCGCCACTCGTTCGCGACGGCCTTGCTCCGCAGCGGTTACGACATTCGAACCGTGCAGGATCTGCTCGGCCATTCCGACGTCTCTACGACGATGATTTACACGCATGTGCTGAAAGTTGGCGGTGCCGGAGTGCGCTCACCGCTTGATGCGCTGCCGCCCCTCACTAGTGAGAGGTAG
- a CDS encoding recombinase family protein has translation MKIGYARVSTRDQNADLQVDALKQAGCERIYQDIASGAKSARPELDKLLAHVRAGDTVVIWKLDRLGRSLKHLVELVGELAERKVGLQSLNDPIDTTHAQGRLVFNLFASLAEFERELIRERTQAGLSAARARGRIGGRPKGLPAKAEATSMAAETLYREGRLSVSAIGEKLHISKSTLYSYLRHRGVEIGAHQKSAQPRGQQRNVASPAEPAAEQVATVTLRLAVVNNSKFVRGRKRAKENIERYCLEPYSMKRLESGNYELAIPYRSDDELDKTVHDLLTEISQEADMRNCFIEADAWEEGSERRW, from the coding sequence ATGAAGATCGGTTATGCGCGGGTGAGCACTCGGGATCAGAACGCCGACCTCCAGGTCGATGCCCTGAAACAGGCCGGGTGCGAACGCATCTATCAAGACATCGCCAGCGGCGCGAAAAGCGCCCGGCCGGAGTTGGACAAGTTGCTAGCCCATGTTCGAGCGGGCGACACCGTGGTGATCTGGAAGCTGGATCGCCTCGGGCGCTCCCTCAAACACCTGGTCGAGCTGGTCGGCGAGCTGGCAGAGCGCAAGGTCGGCTTGCAGAGCCTGAATGACCCAATCGACACCACCCACGCCCAAGGTCGCTTGGTGTTCAACCTGTTTGCCTCGCTGGCCGAGTTCGAGCGCGAGCTGATCCGCGAGCGGACTCAGGCGGGTTTGTCGGCCGCGCGGGCGCGGGGCCGGATCGGTGGCCGTCCCAAGGGCCTCCCAGCCAAGGCCGAGGCCACCTCCATGGCGGCCGAGACGCTGTACCGCGAGGGCCGCCTGAGCGTCAGCGCCATCGGCGAGAAGTTACACATCTCCAAGAGCACGCTGTACAGCTACCTGCGCCATCGTGGTGTTGAGATCGGCGCACACCAGAAGAGCGCCCAGCCGCGAGGTCAGCAACGCAATGTCGCGTCGCCGGCAGAGCCCGCCGCCGAGCAGGTGGCCACCGTCACGCTGCGCCTGGCGGTGGTGAACAACAGCAAGTTCGTTCGCGGCCGGAAACGGGCCAAGGAAAATATCGAGCGCTACTGCTTGGAGCCCTACAGTATGAAACGGCTGGAGTCGGGCAACTACGAACTGGCCATTCCGTATCGGAGCGACGATGAGCTGGACAAGACCGTGCATGACTTGCTGACCGAGATCAGCCAGGAAGCCGACATGCGCAACTGCTTTATCGAAGCCGATGCCTGGGAAGAAGGCTCTGAACGGCGCTGGTAG
- a CDS encoding IS6-like element IS6100 family transposase — MTDFKWRHFQGDVILWAVRWYCRYPISYRDLEEMLAERGISVDHTTIYRWVQCYAPEMEKRLRWFWRRGFDPSWRLDETYVKVRGKWTYLYRAVDKRGDTIDFYLSPTRSAKAAKRFLGKALRGLKHREKPATLNTDKAPSYGAAITELKREGKLDRETAHRQVKYLNNVIEADHGKLKILIKPVRGFKSIPTAYATIKGFEVMRALRKGQARPWCLQPGIRGEVRLVERAFGIGPSALTEAMGMLNHHFAAAA; from the coding sequence ATGACGGATTTCAAGTGGCGCCATTTCCAGGGTGATGTGATCCTGTGGGCGGTGCGCTGGTATTGTCGCTATCCGATCAGCTATCGCGACCTTGAGGAAATGCTGGCGGAACGCGGCATTTCGGTCGACCATACGACGATCTATCGCTGGGTCCAGTGCTACGCCCCGGAGATGGAGAAGCGGCTGCGCTGGTTCTGGCGGCGTGGCTTTGATCCGAGCTGGCGCCTGGATGAAACCTACGTCAAGGTGCGGGGCAAGTGGACCTACCTGTACCGGGCAGTCGACAAGCGGGGCGACACGATCGATTTCTACCTGTCGCCGACCCGCAGCGCCAAGGCAGCGAAGCGGTTCCTGGGCAAGGCCCTGCGAGGCCTGAAGCACCGGGAAAAGCCTGCCACGCTCAATACCGACAAAGCGCCGAGCTATGGTGCAGCGATCACCGAATTGAAGCGCGAAGGAAAGCTGGACCGGGAGACGGCCCACCGGCAGGTGAAGTATCTCAATAACGTGATCGAGGCCGATCACGGAAAGCTCAAGATACTGATCAAGCCGGTGCGCGGTTTCAAATCGATCCCCACGGCCTATGCCACGATCAAGGGATTCGAAGTCATGCGAGCCCTGCGCAAAGGACAGGCTCGCCCCTGGTGCCTGCAGCCCGGCATCAGGGGCGAGGTGCGCCTTGTGGAGAGAGCTTTTGGCATTGGGCCCTCGGCGCTGACGGAGGCCATGGGCATGCTCAACCACCATTTCGCAGCAGCCGCCTGA
- the sul1 gene encoding sulfonamide-resistant dihydropteroate synthase Sul1 has translation MLRSRAVALKQSWVTVFGILNLTEDSFFDESRRLDPAGAVTAAIEMLRVGSDVVDVGPAASHPDARPVSPADEIRRIAPLLDALSDQMHRVSIDSFQPETQRYALKRGVGYLNDIQGFPDPALYPDIAEADCRLVVMHSAQRDGIATRTGHLRPEDALDEIVRFFEARVSALRRSGVAADRLILDPGMGFFLSPAPETSLHVLSNLQKLKSALGLPLLVSVSRKSFLGATVGLPVKDLGPASLAAELHAIGNGADYVRTHAPGDLRSAITFSETLAKFRSRDARDRGLDHA, from the coding sequence ATGTTACGCAGCAGGGCAGTCGCCCTAAAACAAAGTTGGGTGACGGTGTTCGGCATTCTGAATCTCACCGAGGACTCCTTCTTCGATGAGAGCCGGCGGCTAGACCCCGCCGGCGCTGTCACCGCGGCGATCGAAATGCTGCGAGTCGGATCAGACGTCGTGGATGTCGGACCGGCCGCCAGCCATCCGGACGCGAGGCCTGTATCGCCGGCCGATGAGATCAGACGTATTGCGCCGCTCTTAGACGCCCTGTCCGATCAGATGCACCGTGTTTCAATCGACAGCTTCCAACCGGAAACCCAGCGCTATGCGCTCAAGCGCGGCGTGGGCTACCTGAACGATATCCAAGGATTTCCTGACCCTGCGCTCTATCCCGATATTGCTGAGGCGGACTGCAGGCTGGTGGTTATGCACTCAGCGCAGCGGGATGGCATCGCCACCCGCACCGGTCACCTTCGACCCGAAGACGCGCTCGACGAGATTGTGCGGTTCTTCGAGGCGCGGGTTTCCGCCTTGCGACGGAGCGGGGTCGCTGCCGACCGGCTCATCCTCGATCCGGGGATGGGATTTTTCTTGAGCCCCGCACCGGAAACATCGCTGCACGTGCTGTCGAACCTTCAAAAGCTGAAGTCGGCGTTGGGGCTTCCGCTATTGGTCTCGGTGTCGCGGAAATCCTTCTTGGGCGCCACCGTTGGCCTTCCTGTAAAGGATCTGGGTCCAGCGAGCCTTGCGGCGGAACTTCACGCGATCGGCAATGGCGCTGACTACGTCCGCACCCACGCGCCTGGAGATCTGCGAAGCGCAATCACCTTCTCGGAAACCCTCGCGAAATTTCGCAGTCGCGACGCCAGAGACCGAGGGTTAGATCATGCCTAG